Proteins from a single region of Sphingomonas morindae:
- a CDS encoding NAD(P)H-binding protein, which yields MKAFIIGIAGGTGRRIARLLVDRGWDVDGLVRGDEQLRSLAGDGIEARIGDFTRMSVDELAVALRGCEIIVFSAGAGGKGGEEATTAIDGEGPGRIASAANLAGVARFYLISAFPEAWRGRHMAASFEHYLLEKKRAEADLVRRDLDWVVVRPSALFDDPGTGEVDLGPAKIHGRITRDDVAATIVALIAEPSIKRVILEVTAGTTSITSAVAELVRR from the coding sequence GTGAAGGCGTTCATCATCGGGATCGCCGGTGGGACCGGTAGGAGGATCGCCCGACTGCTCGTCGATCGAGGTTGGGACGTAGACGGCCTCGTCCGCGGGGACGAGCAGCTTCGGTCGCTCGCGGGGGACGGAATCGAGGCGCGCATCGGTGACTTTACCCGCATGTCGGTCGACGAGCTTGCGGTTGCGCTCCGGGGCTGCGAAATCATCGTCTTCTCGGCCGGAGCCGGGGGGAAGGGCGGCGAGGAGGCGACCACCGCCATCGACGGCGAGGGGCCGGGCAGGATTGCTTCCGCTGCAAACCTTGCTGGGGTCGCGCGCTTCTACCTCATCTCGGCCTTTCCGGAAGCATGGCGCGGGCGGCACATGGCGGCGAGCTTCGAGCATTATCTGCTTGAGAAGAAGCGAGCCGAGGCCGATCTGGTTCGGCGCGATCTGGATTGGGTCGTCGTCCGCCCATCGGCGCTCTTCGACGACCCCGGGACGGGTGAAGTCGATCTCGGCCCTGCGAAGATCCACGGGCGGATCACGCGTGACGACGTCGCGGCGACGATCGTGGCCCTGATCGCCGAACCTTCGATCAAGCGGGTCATCCTTGAGGTGACCGCCGGTACTACATCGATCACGTCAGCCGTGGCGGAGCTGGTGAGACGCTGA
- a CDS encoding HWE histidine kinase domain-containing protein, whose amino-acid sequence MSQLTGGVDRDGPFFLHEIRSARVYEEAARLIRALSESEGIDDGCRSAIAATDLPVVITNPALADNPIVHANAAFEKLTGFAVEEVIGRNCRFMQGPATDRVAIARLRAAVAAQQPIDIEILNYKRDGTAFLNRLLVTPVPLHEGGSVLFLAVQWDVALGTDMIAADSGCERHSTKHASDAFMASNLRAERLRQTLSAGGLGSWWLDLETDDYQECETCRSQYGRSDLTPVTFGELETSVHPDDRERRRAALRQALEAGKGIDVDFRVSTSAGEERWIHLRGQADHRADGTPMSLAGISQDVTARRRVEERRALLSNELSHRVKNMLAMLQAVVAQTVRSSKSLQEAARTLDTRIQAIVAATDLLVHERPEAADLRDVISRSLAPFGIEDARRVDVKGMDLTLPAQLAAALSLTLYELATNATKYGALSTATGSVLIKWHVINDPSSESLRLDWIERNGPEVSPPDKKGFGTLLIQQVLKQDLGSEIDILYLPEGIEFTAVMPLIEPPGMLSPPSCFRTARLEQAKPIILDKQPLQKAPQRATER is encoded by the coding sequence ATGTCGCAGCTTACCGGAGGCGTCGATAGGGATGGTCCCTTCTTCCTGCATGAGATCCGCTCCGCCAGAGTCTACGAGGAGGCAGCACGGCTGATCCGGGCGCTCTCGGAGTCAGAGGGGATCGACGACGGCTGTAGATCGGCGATCGCCGCGACGGACCTTCCAGTCGTGATCACCAACCCCGCACTTGCCGACAATCCCATCGTTCATGCGAACGCTGCGTTCGAAAAACTGACTGGCTTCGCAGTCGAAGAGGTGATCGGCCGGAATTGTCGTTTCATGCAAGGGCCAGCGACCGACAGGGTCGCCATAGCCCGCCTGCGCGCCGCCGTGGCAGCACAGCAGCCGATCGACATCGAGATCCTGAACTACAAGCGAGATGGAACCGCGTTCCTTAACAGACTGCTCGTTACGCCTGTGCCCCTTCATGAGGGTGGGTCGGTACTCTTTCTGGCCGTCCAATGGGACGTCGCGCTTGGAACAGACATGATTGCCGCTGATTCCGGCTGCGAAAGACATTCTACAAAGCACGCTTCCGATGCATTCATGGCATCCAATTTGCGAGCCGAGCGGTTGCGCCAAACCCTCTCGGCCGGCGGCTTGGGTTCCTGGTGGCTCGACCTCGAGACCGATGACTATCAGGAATGCGAGACCTGCAGATCGCAATACGGTCGCAGCGACCTCACTCCGGTCACCTTTGGGGAACTTGAGACGTCGGTGCATCCGGACGATCGTGAGCGACGTCGGGCAGCCTTGCGCCAAGCGCTGGAGGCCGGGAAAGGCATCGACGTCGACTTCCGCGTGTCTACTTCCGCCGGGGAGGAGCGTTGGATCCATCTCCGTGGGCAAGCCGATCATCGTGCCGACGGCACGCCGATGTCGCTTGCCGGCATTTCGCAGGACGTGACCGCCCGGAGACGGGTTGAAGAGCGTCGCGCATTGCTCTCAAACGAGTTGAGCCACCGGGTGAAGAATATGCTGGCCATGCTCCAGGCAGTGGTCGCTCAAACCGTTCGTAGTTCCAAGTCCCTGCAAGAGGCTGCTCGGACGCTCGACACAAGAATCCAAGCAATAGTCGCTGCCACCGATCTGCTAGTGCATGAGCGGCCTGAAGCTGCCGACTTGCGAGACGTCATAAGCCGGTCTCTCGCTCCATTCGGCATCGAGGACGCCCGCAGAGTCGATGTGAAGGGTATGGATCTCACTCTTCCCGCGCAGTTGGCGGCCGCACTATCACTCACCCTCTACGAGTTGGCGACTAACGCGACAAAATACGGCGCGCTGTCGACTGCCACAGGCTCGGTCTTAATCAAGTGGCATGTCATCAACGATCCCAGTTCGGAGTCTTTGCGCCTGGACTGGATTGAGAGAAACGGCCCGGAGGTTTCTCCGCCAGATAAGAAGGGCTTCGGCACGCTACTGATTCAGCAAGTTCTAAAACAAGACCTCGGATCGGAGATCGACATACTTTATTTGCCGGAAGGTATAGAATTTACGGCAGTGATGCCTCTAATCGAGCCGCCTGGAATGCTATCGCCACCCTCCTGTTTTCGAACGGCGAGGCTTGAGCAGGCTAAGCCAATCATCCTTGACAAACAACCGCTACAGAAGGCTCCTCAGCGGGCTACCGAGCGCTAG
- a CDS encoding ATP-binding protein: MEEGSYLFGPFLFIPRGHLLVRGKERIRLGSRAADILHLLISRTGGLVTKQELIDHTWPSTTVDDANLKVHVSSLRRALGDTKSQTTYIATVPGRGYQFIAPVLMTDAKEPGAVGIVPGESRGQPVASPVFGRSRELGEIAMAVGSCRVVTLAGPVGMGKASVAFAVAETVRPNFEDGTFVVDLSSLEDLGAVANCIAASIGLRATATDMTGLLLDFLEHRRLLIILDHCEKVLPAVRLLVSRFLYSPSASVMMVVSLEPLRVPDESIHRIGSLSYPPAGSELTLTSEEALAFPAVRMLVEGAKAISDYELTQDDVRPVVALCQIMDGRPRSIASALSNLYGRVSVSEMLDIVTRRVLDGPLPNEPDDPMWLMSGKTDFGFSRLSIDESRLFKTLSVFHSGFEVEDVVSLLDPTVWDAHRIFMVLSNLVAKSLVAVESTSTITRYRLLAAERFFGRAQLRGDVTEQKVARAQHARVMLRIFNRAEDEWAWIEPETWRQRYAHRNVDLVEAIDWCAGEGANPALLLELTAAAIRLWDEQGDLRFQQATFERSLRLGSAAMGLEAAKFRVANARAWSLTLSAQLGEATERAWIEVVDLAVATGDELSCFTALAGKCGFHLLKGEIREATLDFDRLEEIGRRPNNHSVIIEVERIRSTIEFTKGRLAEAYGCLRFAETHLGVTSPASCTNRYRWERFINIQANRSFMQFLMDPEGRRPPILDQIEEGMDFLHPVDRGLLFTAAAMPIAYLRQDHLEMTRLAKIALCHRRGRPVELWDLLVDFYSAASRRASDPTGGLNGMMKCFEEMSSRGFLKRSALHLSMIAEAALGSGKRDLACEFIGRAFEEQTLRCEEWIYPELLRVEAKINAAGGIYAGAMDCLQRAEAAASKIGALFFRSRIKQEALRLSSVLSAERLPLPAPENTVRKAGLYLRA, encoded by the coding sequence ATGGAAGAGGGATCATACCTCTTTGGGCCCTTCCTCTTCATACCTCGCGGCCACCTGCTGGTCAGGGGAAAGGAGAGGATAAGGCTTGGGTCGAGAGCTGCAGATATCCTCCACCTGCTAATCAGCAGGACCGGCGGCTTGGTCACGAAGCAGGAGTTGATCGACCACACGTGGCCCTCGACGACAGTTGACGACGCGAACCTCAAGGTCCACGTCTCCAGCCTCCGACGGGCGCTCGGGGACACGAAGTCGCAGACTACGTATATCGCGACCGTCCCGGGTAGAGGTTACCAGTTCATCGCCCCCGTTCTTATGACCGATGCGAAAGAACCGGGCGCGGTCGGTATCGTCCCGGGTGAAAGTCGCGGCCAACCCGTGGCGAGCCCGGTTTTTGGCCGATCTCGCGAGCTCGGCGAGATCGCGATGGCGGTGGGCTCATGCCGCGTGGTGACACTCGCCGGACCTGTCGGGATGGGCAAGGCGTCGGTCGCCTTCGCCGTAGCCGAAACCGTCCGACCTAACTTCGAGGACGGCACCTTCGTCGTCGACCTCTCATCGTTGGAGGATCTCGGGGCCGTTGCGAACTGCATAGCCGCATCAATCGGACTTCGCGCGACTGCCACCGACATGACGGGACTGCTGTTGGATTTCCTCGAGCATCGTCGCCTCCTGATCATTCTCGATCACTGCGAGAAGGTGCTACCGGCCGTGCGACTGCTGGTATCTCGTTTCCTCTACTCGCCCAGCGCGTCCGTCATGATGGTCGTCAGCCTGGAACCGCTGCGGGTACCCGATGAATCCATTCACCGGATCGGATCGCTATCGTATCCGCCAGCGGGAAGCGAACTGACCCTGACCTCCGAGGAGGCCCTGGCGTTTCCAGCTGTGAGGATGTTGGTGGAGGGCGCAAAGGCGATATCCGATTACGAACTGACTCAAGACGACGTGAGACCTGTCGTGGCGCTTTGCCAGATTATGGACGGCCGGCCTCGATCAATCGCCAGTGCCCTCTCAAATCTCTACGGCCGGGTGTCTGTGTCCGAGATGCTGGACATCGTGACGCGCCGCGTGCTCGACGGTCCCCTACCGAATGAACCGGACGACCCGATGTGGCTCATGTCAGGCAAGACGGACTTTGGTTTCAGTCGCCTCTCGATAGACGAGTCCAGGCTGTTCAAGACATTGTCGGTATTCCACAGCGGGTTCGAAGTAGAGGACGTCGTATCCCTTCTTGACCCGACCGTCTGGGATGCGCATCGGATTTTCATGGTGCTGAGCAACTTGGTCGCCAAGTCGCTCGTCGCTGTTGAATCGACGTCTACCATAACCCGATATCGCCTCCTTGCCGCCGAACGCTTTTTTGGGCGTGCCCAGCTGCGGGGGGACGTGACGGAGCAGAAGGTCGCCCGGGCTCAACATGCCCGCGTGATGCTCCGGATCTTCAATCGTGCGGAGGACGAGTGGGCTTGGATCGAGCCTGAGACCTGGCGCCAGCGCTACGCCCACAGGAATGTGGACCTGGTCGAAGCGATCGACTGGTGTGCAGGCGAGGGAGCAAACCCGGCTCTTCTACTGGAATTGACGGCTGCTGCCATTCGGCTGTGGGACGAGCAGGGGGACCTCCGCTTCCAGCAGGCAACCTTCGAGAGATCGTTGCGGCTTGGCAGTGCTGCAATGGGGCTTGAGGCTGCGAAATTCCGCGTCGCGAACGCTCGCGCGTGGAGTCTGACTCTGTCGGCTCAACTGGGAGAGGCAACCGAGAGGGCTTGGATCGAGGTCGTAGACTTGGCCGTCGCCACCGGGGATGAACTCAGCTGCTTCACGGCCTTAGCCGGGAAGTGCGGCTTTCATCTTCTAAAAGGCGAAATCAGAGAAGCTACGCTCGATTTCGACCGTCTGGAAGAGATTGGTAGGCGCCCAAACAATCATTCTGTGATCATAGAAGTTGAGCGAATAAGATCAACCATAGAATTTACTAAAGGCCGGCTTGCAGAGGCTTATGGCTGCCTACGTTTTGCCGAGACGCACCTGGGAGTAACTTCGCCGGCATCGTGCACCAACCGATATCGTTGGGAGCGATTCATCAACATACAGGCTAACCGCTCATTCATGCAATTTCTGATGGATCCGGAGGGAAGGCGGCCCCCTATTTTGGACCAGATAGAAGAGGGAATGGACTTTCTTCATCCTGTCGACCGAGGCCTTCTGTTTACTGCGGCTGCGATGCCGATTGCCTACCTCCGGCAGGACCATCTTGAGATGACTAGATTGGCCAAAATAGCTTTATGCCATAGGAGAGGGCGGCCCGTCGAGCTTTGGGATCTCCTTGTCGACTTCTATTCGGCAGCGAGCCGCCGTGCAAGTGATCCTACGGGTGGGCTCAACGGGATGATGAAGTGTTTCGAGGAGATGTCATCCAGAGGCTTCTTGAAGCGCTCCGCTCTTCATCTATCGATGATCGCGGAGGCTGCGCTAGGAAGCGGAAAGCGCGACTTGGCTTGCGAGTTCATCGGGCGGGCCTTCGAAGAGCAGACGCTCCGCTGCGAGGAATGGATCTACCCTGAACTTCTGCGAGTAGAAGCAAAAATCAACGCTGCTGGCGGTATCTATGCTGGAGCTATGGACTGCCTCCAGCGCGCGGAGGCCGCGGCATCTAAGATAGGAGCTCTCTTCTTTAGAAGCCGCATCAAGCAAGAGGCTCTTCGACTGAGTAGTGTGTTGTCGGCTGAAAGACTGCCTTTACCTGCGCCTGAAAATACCGTTCGTAAGGCGGGCTTGTACCTGCGCGCCTAG
- a CDS encoding quinone oxidoreductase family protein, with product MVATVRIKETGGPSVLLVEQFGEAMPGPRDVQIRQAAIGVNYLDVQQRTGAVPIPLPSGLGLEGAGTVSAIGSEVEGISVGDRVAYALGPIGAYSSSRIYPAERLIALPDTISFEDAAAVLFKGLTAQYLLKSTFPVTSGTVILLYGAAGAVGQLIASWAAHLGAQVIGVVSREGSVERAREAGCSDVLIWGRSEVPSEVARLTGGRMVDVVYDGVGRRTFQASLDSLRVRGTMVSFGASSGKPEPVDIDLLNKKSLFLTRPGLAAHVDDAHEYRARSRDVLDAVSRRIIKPNLWRAFPLNDVVDVHAMLDRGETEGAIILRP from the coding sequence ATGGTCGCTACGGTCCGCATTAAAGAGACGGGTGGGCCGAGCGTGCTCCTCGTGGAGCAGTTTGGCGAGGCGATGCCCGGGCCGCGAGACGTTCAGATCCGACAGGCGGCGATCGGGGTCAATTACCTCGATGTGCAGCAGCGCACCGGTGCCGTTCCGATCCCGCTGCCGAGTGGACTCGGTCTTGAGGGTGCAGGCACCGTTTCGGCGATCGGCAGCGAGGTCGAGGGGATCAGCGTCGGAGATCGTGTCGCCTATGCGCTGGGTCCCATCGGCGCCTACTCAAGCTCGCGAATCTACCCCGCTGAGCGCCTGATCGCGCTGCCGGACACTATCAGCTTCGAGGACGCTGCGGCGGTCCTTTTCAAGGGTCTGACGGCGCAATACCTCCTCAAGAGCACCTTTCCGGTTACGAGCGGGACCGTCATCCTCCTCTACGGCGCGGCCGGTGCAGTGGGGCAGCTCATCGCATCGTGGGCAGCGCATCTCGGTGCGCAGGTGATCGGCGTCGTCTCCCGCGAGGGGAGCGTCGAACGGGCGCGCGAGGCAGGGTGCAGCGACGTCTTGATCTGGGGGCGGTCAGAAGTGCCGTCGGAGGTTGCCCGGTTGACCGGCGGTAGGATGGTAGACGTCGTCTACGATGGCGTGGGACGGCGGACCTTCCAAGCGTCGCTGGACAGTCTTCGCGTTCGCGGAACGATGGTTTCCTTCGGCGCATCGTCCGGAAAGCCGGAGCCCGTCGACATCGACCTTCTCAACAAGAAGTCCTTGTTCCTGACGCGCCCTGGGCTCGCGGCCCATGTTGACGATGCCCATGAATACAGGGCCCGGTCGCGCGATGTCCTGGACGCCGTCAGCCGGCGGATCATCAAGCCGAACCTTTGGCGCGCCTTTCCGCTGAACGACGTCGTCGACGTCCACGCCATGCTCGACCGTGGCGAAACCGAAGGCGCGATCATCCTTAGGCCCTGA
- a CDS encoding LysR family transcriptional regulator, whose product MEWSDIKVFLQVVRDRTMTEATNALRMDHSTISRRIARLEKEAGVPLFERAGRRLAVTEEGQRLTEAAEKLESIILREVMTLAEARSNIAGRVRIGATEEFGAHYLAARLPEIAREHPDLDLDLVAISRNFSLASREVDVVVTMDRPSSGDLRFRKLTSFEFGVYGTAGYFASRRPPNLPVDLLDESWCGFITEMLQTTELDVCAGQELRVEPRYRTTTVTAQLATVRSGAALAFLPCFVGDAHEDLERVLPDELRPTRDYWLAVHEDLADSPRVRAVMDGIADRVTRDRRVFDGVPADGARGSSSLAPEALPSVITRLATPVNAQA is encoded by the coding sequence ATGGAATGGAGCGACATCAAGGTATTCCTCCAGGTCGTGCGTGATCGCACCATGACCGAGGCCACTAACGCGCTGCGCATGGACCACTCGACTATCAGCCGCCGCATCGCGCGTCTTGAGAAGGAGGCTGGTGTGCCGCTTTTCGAGAGGGCGGGACGTCGTCTCGCCGTCACCGAGGAGGGGCAGCGGCTGACCGAGGCCGCAGAGAAGCTCGAGTCGATCATCCTGCGTGAGGTCATGACGCTGGCGGAAGCTCGATCGAACATCGCTGGGCGGGTTCGGATCGGTGCGACGGAGGAGTTCGGAGCCCACTACCTCGCTGCGCGGCTTCCGGAGATTGCCCGAGAGCATCCCGATCTCGACCTCGACCTCGTCGCCATTTCGCGCAATTTCTCGCTCGCATCCCGGGAGGTGGACGTCGTCGTGACTATGGATCGCCCCTCGTCGGGGGATCTCCGCTTCCGGAAGCTCACTTCGTTCGAATTTGGCGTGTACGGCACGGCCGGCTATTTCGCCTCGCGAAGACCGCCCAACTTGCCGGTGGACCTCCTCGACGAGAGCTGGTGCGGATTCATAACGGAGATGCTGCAGACGACGGAGCTCGATGTCTGCGCGGGGCAGGAGCTTCGGGTCGAGCCCCGCTACCGGACCACCACCGTGACCGCTCAGCTCGCGACGGTGCGTAGCGGTGCGGCGCTCGCGTTCCTGCCATGTTTCGTGGGCGACGCGCACGAGGATCTCGAACGGGTCCTCCCCGACGAACTGCGGCCGACGCGCGACTACTGGCTTGCCGTCCATGAGGACCTAGCGGATTCGCCGCGAGTGCGGGCCGTCATGGACGGGATCGCGGATCGGGTCACACGCGACCGGCGCGTCTTCGACGGTGTGCCGGCGGATGGAGCCCGCGGCTCTTCGAGCCTCGCGCCCGAGGCTTTGCCTTCTGTGATCACGCGTCTGGCGACGCCGGTCAACGCGCAAGCCTAG
- a CDS encoding catalase, with product MEKLESKGGETHQVTDEDHPVLTTNHGVPVSDNQNQLKVGLRGPTLREDEVFREKINHFDHERIPERIVHARGSGAHGYFECTESLEDVTRADLFQHVGRRTEVFVRFSTVTGGAGSADTPRDVRGFAIKFYTREGNWDLVGNNIPIFFIQDAIKFPDLIHAAKMEADRGYPQAATAHDTFWDFMSLMPETTHMAMWIMSDRTLPRSFATMQGFGIHTFRFINRAGRPTFVKFHLKPKAGLVSTIWDETVKIAGADPDYQRRDLFERIGRGDHPEWEVGVQLFDESLADSLPYDVLDATKIIPEEVVAVRTIGRLVLDRRPDNFFAETEQAAFCPSHLVPGIDHTNDPLLQGRLFSYQDTQIKRLGSTNWHQIPVNRAKGREGCPFLNMQRDGHMQMDVPKGRANYEPNSLHLAGEIGGPRETPESGFRTYPAAEEGEKVRRRAASFADHYTQARLFWRSMDPAEQAHIASAFVFELSKVSLMHVRLRMLANLRNVDEELAARIAAGLTMELPEASATAAPVIDMPVSPALRTVRGPLERETLLGRTVGILIADGSDADALRELRADLGKAGAHVLVVAPRIGAMSLSDGSTLEADAQLFGQPSATLDAVAIILSDPACAKLIREVAAVQWVMDAFGHLKAIGHDAGAKPLLDRAGVEPDEGVTGLADFVEAAKRRYWDREQKVRTLA from the coding sequence ATGGAAAAACTTGAAAGCAAAGGTGGCGAGACGCATCAGGTCACGGATGAAGATCATCCCGTCCTCACGACCAATCACGGCGTACCCGTCAGCGACAACCAGAACCAGCTCAAGGTGGGCCTGCGGGGACCCACGTTGCGCGAGGACGAAGTATTTCGCGAAAAGATCAATCACTTCGACCACGAGCGGATCCCTGAGCGAATCGTACATGCCCGGGGCAGCGGTGCCCACGGTTATTTCGAATGCACTGAGAGCCTCGAGGACGTGACGCGGGCGGACTTGTTCCAGCATGTCGGGCGGCGAACCGAGGTCTTCGTGCGCTTCTCGACCGTGACAGGTGGCGCCGGGTCGGCCGATACGCCGCGCGACGTCCGAGGCTTCGCAATCAAATTCTATACCCGGGAGGGTAATTGGGACCTCGTCGGCAACAATATTCCCATCTTCTTCATCCAGGACGCCATCAAGTTCCCGGATCTGATCCACGCTGCGAAGATGGAAGCAGATCGCGGTTACCCGCAAGCCGCGACGGCACATGATACCTTTTGGGACTTCATGTCGCTGATGCCGGAAACGACCCACATGGCTATGTGGATCATGTCGGATCGCACGCTTCCACGAAGCTTCGCGACGATGCAGGGTTTCGGTATCCACACGTTCCGGTTCATCAACCGCGCAGGCCGCCCCACCTTCGTCAAGTTTCATCTCAAGCCCAAGGCTGGTCTCGTCTCCACGATCTGGGACGAGACGGTGAAGATCGCGGGTGCAGACCCGGATTACCAGCGCCGAGACCTTTTCGAGCGCATAGGTCGCGGGGATCATCCCGAATGGGAGGTTGGCGTTCAGTTGTTTGACGAGAGCCTGGCCGACAGCCTCCCTTACGACGTCCTGGATGCCACCAAAATTATCCCGGAGGAGGTAGTTGCGGTGAGGACCATCGGCCGCCTCGTCTTGGATCGGCGGCCCGACAACTTCTTCGCCGAGACGGAGCAGGCCGCCTTCTGCCCAAGCCACCTCGTGCCAGGGATCGACCACACCAACGATCCTCTTCTCCAGGGCAGGTTGTTCTCGTACCAGGACACCCAGATCAAAAGGCTCGGCTCGACCAACTGGCACCAGATACCCGTCAACCGAGCGAAGGGTCGGGAAGGCTGCCCCTTCCTCAACATGCAGCGCGACGGGCACATGCAGATGGATGTACCCAAAGGACGGGCCAACTACGAGCCCAACAGCCTCCATCTGGCTGGCGAGATCGGTGGTCCCCGCGAGACTCCGGAGAGCGGGTTCCGGACATACCCGGCGGCCGAAGAGGGCGAGAAGGTAAGGCGCCGGGCGGCCAGCTTTGCTGACCATTACACTCAGGCCCGGCTTTTCTGGCGGTCAATGGATCCCGCAGAGCAGGCCCACATCGCGAGCGCTTTCGTATTCGAGCTTTCCAAGGTCTCACTCATGCACGTCCGGCTTCGTATGCTGGCCAACCTGCGTAACGTCGACGAGGAGCTCGCCGCGCGCATCGCCGCTGGACTGACGATGGAGCTGCCCGAGGCCTCGGCCACGGCCGCGCCAGTGATCGACATGCCGGTCTCGCCGGCTCTACGCACCGTGCGCGGACCACTGGAAAGGGAGACGCTCCTAGGCCGGACAGTCGGCATATTGATCGCGGACGGGAGCGACGCGGACGCGCTGAGGGAGCTGCGGGCCGATCTCGGTAAGGCTGGCGCCCACGTCCTTGTCGTGGCTCCCAGGATAGGTGCCATGTCCCTTTCGGACGGTTCTACCCTCGAAGCCGATGCGCAGCTGTTCGGACAGCCCTCGGCAACTTTGGATGCGGTCGCGATCATTCTCTCGGATCCCGCGTGCGCCAAGCTAATACGCGAAGTCGCGGCCGTGCAGTGGGTCATGGACGCGTTCGGCCACCTCAAGGCGATCGGCCACGATGCCGGAGCCAAGCCGCTGCTCGACCGCGCAGGGGTCGAGCCGGACGAAGGCGTGACGGGACTCGCCGACTTCGTCGAAGCCGCGAAACGCCGCTACTGGGACCGGGAACAGAAGGTCAGGACTCTCGCCTGA
- a CDS encoding glutathione binding-like protein — MIALSETCLPWDLVRLPGGEEQPHRDLKDFTPFAIAPILKFSDGTTLREPPAIMEFLADLCPERHLVPRAGTIKRNRHSEWMHFISGEIYGCERRTETADLREPPLLTRLAWIDLHLASHSFLIGEEFSIADIYLWAFWSVASTAVADELGMLNIDRWASRVESRPRVATALMVEG; from the coding sequence TTGATCGCGCTTAGCGAAACCTGCCTTCCGTGGGACTTGGTCAGGCTGCCGGGTGGTGAAGAGCAGCCACACCGTGATCTGAAGGATTTCACGCCGTTCGCGATCGCTCCGATCCTGAAGTTTTCCGACGGAACGACACTTCGCGAGCCACCTGCCATCATGGAGTTCCTTGCGGATCTATGTCCCGAGCGACACCTCGTGCCGCGTGCCGGCACGATCAAGCGCAACCGGCACTCGGAATGGATGCATTTCATATCGGGCGAGATCTACGGCTGCGAGCGGAGGACCGAGACGGCGGACCTTCGTGAGCCACCGCTCCTGACACGTCTGGCTTGGATCGACCTTCATCTGGCGTCACATTCCTTCCTGATCGGCGAGGAGTTCTCGATCGCCGACATATATCTCTGGGCCTTCTGGAGCGTGGCGAGCACGGCCGTGGCCGACGAGCTGGGGATGCTCAACATCGACCGGTGGGCGTCGCGAGTCGAATCGCGCCCGCGGGTAGCGACGGCCTTGATGGTCGAGGGCTAG
- a CDS encoding POT-type proton-dependent oligopeptide transporter → MLPEATFLPALACILVGFGFIKGNLAAQIGELCAERNVSRTSAFQVYNLMLQIAATISPLVCAFFSQEVSWPFAFGAAGAATLLGLAIYLAGLRSARLKEEDRRGQIPEQTTSQGSRDFIRTSTLILLVPVMALVWVGNQEIPIGYELWGRAHFALDFLGWKMPASYLVSLDAFISIVTAALSIAFWRWWGMRHVQPDEMSKVALGATLAAAAPFALALASMHQDASKASISLAGVSPSTF, encoded by the coding sequence ATGCTGCCTGAGGCTACGTTTTTACCCGCGCTTGCTTGCATCCTCGTCGGGTTCGGCTTCATCAAGGGCAACTTGGCTGCACAGATCGGTGAGCTCTGCGCTGAGCGAAACGTCAGCCGGACAAGCGCCTTCCAGGTCTACAACCTCATGCTGCAGATAGCGGCGACGATCTCCCCTCTGGTTTGCGCGTTCTTCAGCCAGGAGGTCTCTTGGCCCTTTGCTTTCGGCGCAGCAGGCGCCGCCACGCTTCTCGGTTTAGCGATCTACCTCGCGGGTCTCCGATCAGCACGCCTCAAGGAGGAGGACCGCCGCGGTCAGATCCCCGAGCAGACGACAAGTCAGGGCAGTAGGGATTTCATTCGCACTTCAACATTGATTCTACTTGTTCCTGTGATGGCGCTTGTCTGGGTGGGGAACCAAGAGATCCCGATAGGATACGAGCTCTGGGGCCGCGCGCACTTCGCCCTGGACTTCCTCGGCTGGAAGATGCCAGCGAGCTATCTTGTCTCACTGGATGCGTTCATCTCGATCGTGACAGCGGCCTTGAGCATAGCGTTTTGGCGGTGGTGGGGGATGCGTCACGTACAGCCGGACGAAATGAGCAAGGTCGCTCTCGGCGCGACTCTTGCGGCGGCGGCCCCATTCGCTCTTGCGCTTGCGTCGATGCACCAGGATGCTTCCAAGGCAAGTATCAGCCTCGCGGGGGTATCGCCTTCCACGTTCTGA